The nucleotide sequence ACGGTGTTCGGGCGCGCCGCCCGCGGCGACGGCCGGGTCGCCGGTCGCCGCGCCGACGGGGGTGGCGGAGGGCTCGGCGCGCCCGTCGATCACCAGTTCGACCGATGCCCCGGCGCGGCGTGACTGGCCGATGAGTGCGGGCAGGTCGGCCAGCGTCGGTTGCGGGCGGTCGGCGGAGCCGTCGTCGGCGTCCGCCGCGTGCCGGCGGTCGTCCGCGGCCGACACGGACTCGGTGCGGAGCATCCGGATCACCTCGCGCAGATCCTCCAGTGCGTCGTGCGCGCACTGGCGGATGACCCCCGCCGCGCGCGCCTCCTCGGCGGAGGCCCCGGCGCGGAACTCCAGCGCCCCGGCGTGCACCGCGAGCAGCGAGACGCGGTGGGCCAGGACGTCGTGCATCTCGCGGGCGATGCGCTCGCGTTCCTGGTGGCGGGCCTCGTCGACGCGCAGACGCTGCTCGTTCTCCGCCTGCCGGGCGCGGTCCTCCCAGGAGGCGACGAGCAGGCGCTGCGAACGCACCAGCATGCCGGTGGTGAGGGCGACGGCGTCGAGGAACAGGAACGTACCGACGCCCTGCCAGTAGTCGCTGGGGGACGTCCCGCCGATTTGGAAGAGGACCAGGACGAGTGCGGCGTGCGCGCCCGTGACGATCAGTGCGGTGCGGGCCGGGCGGTGGACGGCCACGCCGAAGAACGCCGCGACCGCCAGGCCCGAGACCGGTACGGCCACGAACCCGGTGAGGATTCCGGCGACCGCGAGGGCGATGGGGTGGGTGCGCCGGAAGACGAGCATCGCGACCGCGGCCACCGCGCCGGCGGTGACCTGCGCGGGGACGTTCTCGCGCACCACCGGGTCGTCGGACATGGTGGCGAGCAGGAGCAGCAGGCCCACCGCGAACCCGAGGACCGCGACGGCCGCGTCGACGGCCCACTGCCGCCGGTCGCGCCGCAACCGCCGCCCGAAGCGCGCGAGCGGCGGCGACCCGGGGGCTCCGGACATCTCCCGAACTCCCTCGCGTCGTGCCGGTGCGGTGCGCGGGACCCGGCGCCGCCGGGCGGCCTCCGCCGTCGCCGACCACCGGGACCTGACGCGTCGAGCGTAACCGGACCGCATGGACCGGCGGCAGCGGCGGAAGTCGCTCCGCGGTCGACTTTGGTCGACGCGGAGCCGCCACCCGGCCGCGCCGAGCGGACGCCCCGGCACAGCAGCGCACACACGACGACGGCCCCGGTGGAAGACCGGGGCCGTCGTGACATCTGCGCGGCCGAAGTGCGCCGCGTCCGTGCTAGCGGATCATGCGGACGCCGATGAACCGGGCGCCGCGCCGCGTCATCGCCATGACCGGGATGCTGAGCGCCAGCGAGACCTGGAGGCACGCACCCATCATCAGCATCGAGTCGCCGCCCGGGGAGTCCGTCGCCCACAGCGTCAGGCAGCTGACGCTCGCGGCGATGAACAGCATCGTCAGGATCGCCAACTTGCCCTGCGGCTTGGGGTATTCGATCCGGCTGACCATGAGCCACGCGGTGAGCAGGATGCCCGCGGCACCCACCGCGAACGGCAGGTTGAGCAGCACGATGGAGACCACCGTCAGCGCGCCCATGGGAATCGGCATGCCCTGGAACACCCCCGGGCGTCCGGGCGTCGAGGCGAACCGGGCCAGCCGCAGGACTCCCGCGATGAGCACCGACAGGGCGACGAGCACCGCGGGGGTCTTGTCCGGGCCGAGCGGGATCGCCGCCCAGGTGACCACGAAGAACGCGGGGGCGACGCCGAAGGAGATGACGTCGGCGAGGTTGTCCAGCTCGGCACCGAGGGCCGAGCGGCGGAACCGGCGTGCGACCAGGCCGTCGCACAGGTCGAACAGCGAGCCGATCAGCATGAGCACCACGGCCGCGGCGGCACTGCGCCGGTCGGCGGGCACCCCGTTGCCGTCCATGTGCTGGGCGACCGTCGCCACCGCGAGGAAGTAGACGGCGAGGAATCC is from Yinghuangia sp. ASG 101 and encodes:
- the pssA gene encoding CDP-diacylglycerol--serine O-phosphatidyltransferase: MTRSDGLDGFDGFEGFDNFDRFDKIVPVAEYADERPIPRTDPDAEETPLSSRISAADVLTLGNAACGFLAVYFLAVATVAQHMDGNGVPADRRSAAAAVVLMLIGSLFDLCDGLVARRFRRSALGAELDNLADVISFGVAPAFFVVTWAAIPLGPDKTPAVLVALSVLIAGVLRLARFASTPGRPGVFQGMPIPMGALTVVSIVLLNLPFAVGAAGILLTAWLMVSRIEYPKPQGKLAILTMLFIAASVSCLTLWATDSPGGDSMLMMGACLQVSLALSIPVMAMTRRGARFIGVRMIR
- a CDS encoding sensor histidine kinase, whose protein sequence is MSGAPGSPPLARFGRRLRRDRRQWAVDAAVAVLGFAVGLLLLLATMSDDPVVRENVPAQVTAGAVAAVAMLVFRRTHPIALAVAGILTGFVAVPVSGLAVAAFFGVAVHRPARTALIVTGAHAALVLVLFQIGGTSPSDYWQGVGTFLFLDAVALTTGMLVRSQRLLVASWEDRARQAENEQRLRVDEARHQERERIAREMHDVLAHRVSLLAVHAGALEFRAGASAEEARAAGVIRQCAHDALEDLREVIRMLRTESVSAADDRRHAADADDGSADRPQPTLADLPALIGQSRRAGASVELVIDGRAEPSATPVGAATGDPAVAAGGAPEHRPFGAEADGHPETRLLPDVPDRLGRHAYRIVQEGLTNARKHAPGEPVSVRVDTAGAAGLRVEIVNPLRSGPLATPPIPGSGAGLIGLRERVSLVGGTLEHGRDNGEFRLRAWLPWSP